One stretch of Pradoshia sp. D12 DNA includes these proteins:
- a CDS encoding phage holin, protein MGIVQDPTIKGIGDSRQALTYEVPRDDKPDVYVPLGFLCS, encoded by the coding sequence ATTGGTATTGTTCAGGATCCGACCATTAAAGGAATAGGAGACAGTAGACAAGCCTTGACTTATGAAGTGCCAAGAGATGACAAACCCGATGTATATGTACCATTGGGTTTCTTGTGTTCATAA
- a CDS encoding YqjF family protein, which translates to MYFELKETKHRPFPLPKSPWVLTQVWNDMLFLHYQIEPTLLRPYVPEELEIDLYEGKAWISIIPFKITKMRARGLPHFPYLHTYLELNVRTYVKYKGVPGIYFFSLDADKLLAVLGAQVGLGLPYKKAHMYFQQDRDQFYFQSVRESSKQTYQLDVHYERKQILYEPLPDSLDFWLLERYSMYSIWGDLIIRGDIHHDQWKVSMVHAHISTNTMLDFLGDETLDPAPQHMHYSRRKRFLFFPPKIVGKIKHSTDK; encoded by the coding sequence ATGTATTTTGAGTTGAAAGAAACGAAACATCGCCCTTTCCCTTTACCGAAATCACCGTGGGTACTGACCCAGGTATGGAATGATATGCTATTTTTACATTATCAAATAGAACCCACCCTTCTCCGTCCATATGTGCCGGAGGAATTGGAGATTGATTTATATGAAGGAAAAGCATGGATTTCGATTATTCCCTTTAAGATAACTAAAATGAGAGCAAGAGGGCTTCCACATTTTCCATATCTTCATACTTATTTAGAGCTGAATGTACGTACATATGTTAAATACAAGGGTGTTCCTGGTATTTATTTTTTTAGTTTGGATGCTGATAAACTATTAGCCGTCTTGGGAGCACAAGTGGGCTTGGGCCTACCTTATAAAAAAGCACATATGTACTTTCAACAAGATAGGGATCAATTTTATTTTCAAAGTGTACGAGAAAGCAGTAAACAAACCTATCAACTCGATGTTCATTATGAGCGTAAACAGATTTTATACGAACCCCTGCCGGACTCTTTGGATTTTTGGTTATTAGAACGATACAGTATGTATAGTATTTGGGGCGATTTAATCATACGCGGAGATATTCATCACGATCAATGGAAAGTAAGTATGGTTCATGCGCATATTTCAACTAATACTATGCTCGACTTTTTAGGAGATGAAACACTCGATCCTGCACCACAGCATATGCATTACTCGAGAAGAAAGCGATTTTTATTTTTCCCTCCAAAAATTGTGGGCAAAATTAAACACTCCACAGACAAATAA
- a CDS encoding hemolysin XhlA family protein, whose translation MLKQLVMNMLEEFKEYKRQTEGQFDKQDVRFEKHELRMDKQEDRLDQMRSTQIVHDQQIAGILETLKDIKGDTVWLRRTVTAAVIGGTIPAVIGFIVFAIQKLN comes from the coding sequence ATGTTAAAACAGTTGGTGATGAATATGTTAGAAGAGTTCAAAGAGTACAAGCGTCAGACGGAAGGGCAATTTGATAAACAGGACGTGCGTTTTGAAAAACATGAACTCCGGATGGACAAGCAGGAGGATCGGTTGGACCAAATGCGTAGTACACAAATTGTACACGATCAACAGATTGCTGGTATTTTAGAAACCCTAAAAGACATTAAAGGAGATACTGTATGGTTAAGAAGAACTGTGACCGCTGCCGTTATAGGTGGAACTATTCCAGCGGTTATCGGTTTTATTGTGTTTGCTATACAAAAACTGAACTAA
- a CDS encoding MerR family transcriptional regulator: protein MSGNIRRTMPLFPMSIVMQLTDLTARQIRYYEEHKLVYPARTEGNRRMFSLNDIDRLLEIKELLDQGINMAGIKKILEPSIYNETEIIAKDEHSKEETKPELTNAQLRKLLRDEILKAGRFTTRGSNQSGDMHRFFN from the coding sequence GTGAGCGGTAACATCAGAAGAACCATGCCACTTTTTCCAATGAGTATTGTCATGCAGCTGACCGATTTAACTGCACGTCAAATCCGTTATTATGAAGAACACAAATTGGTTTATCCAGCCAGAACAGAGGGTAATCGAAGGATGTTTTCGTTAAACGATATTGATCGTCTTTTGGAAATTAAAGAATTGCTTGATCAAGGCATAAATATGGCTGGGATTAAAAAAATTCTTGAACCTTCTATTTATAATGAAACTGAAATAATTGCTAAAGATGAACATTCTAAAGAAGAAACAAAACCAGAATTGACCAATGCGCAATTAAGAAAATTATTGCGTGATGAAATTTTGAAGGCTGGCCGCTTTACAACGAGAGGCAGCAACCAATCTGGTGATATGCATCGGTTTTTTAATTAA
- a CDS encoding DUF6359 domain-containing protein: MSKSNINRFFVPAFLVFLLLLSFIPAVTPKADGPITVTEAIANNTGNATVEGYIVAHTTGNNSYNFEAPFSSDFNIALADSPNETDKEKLLPIQLPAKFRAEFGLQSNPSIIGSKIHVTGNLEAYYTVPGLKSPTSIVFAEEHDPTPKAAAAASSVSPGPVSAGTAISLTTETENATIYYTTNGMEPTIDSEVYTTPIIIAENTTIKAIVVADGYKNSDIVSLAYYIATSGLQIHDIQGAEHHSPYQDQYVADVEGIVTYIADANNFYMQSLTPDKNPATSEGILVYKRNHAAQVGNTIKASGQVKEWVLEGYAEKLTTDLPVTEINATNITIVNDSQPLPKPIEISPLKGQPTRIIDNDQFSKFDPYQDGIDYYESLEGMLVNIKQPKVIAPQDYGELYVVSKYTLLNTLAKGLRISENDYNPERLIIDTGDSSFVTKTGDSFTGDIHGVVSYGFSNYRILSDKENLPELKNGSLKQEVTKFKQHAKKLTVASYNVENFSPKESDEKTTKLAKAITDNLNQPDIIGLTEIQDNDGATNSGNTDASASYQTLIDKIKELGGPSYSFTDIAPVNNQDGGAPGANIRVGFLYNPERVSLTPAPKGSANEAVSYEDGKLTANPGRIDPENPAFDSSRKPLAAQFTFNGKDVIVIANHFNSKGGDQPLFGKNQPAILSSEEQRISMANVVNQFVKEIQSKNKNANIIALGDLNDFEFTDTLKTLKGRELTNMIDLIPSIDRYTYAYQGNLQVLDHILVSKPLTLRTAVDIVHINAAFMEEHGRASDHDPVLIQTMLK, encoded by the coding sequence ATGTCAAAATCCAATATTAATCGTTTCTTCGTCCCAGCCTTTCTCGTGTTCCTGCTCCTCTTATCGTTCATTCCTGCGGTAACACCCAAGGCAGATGGACCAATTACTGTAACAGAGGCAATAGCAAACAATACAGGCAATGCTACTGTTGAAGGCTATATCGTTGCCCATACGACAGGAAATAATAGCTACAATTTTGAAGCACCATTCAGCAGTGATTTTAATATTGCGCTAGCTGATTCACCCAATGAAACGGATAAAGAAAAACTGCTTCCTATCCAGCTCCCGGCTAAATTCCGAGCAGAATTTGGGCTTCAGTCTAATCCATCCATCATCGGGAGTAAAATTCACGTTACTGGAAATCTTGAGGCTTACTATACAGTGCCTGGATTAAAATCACCTACCTCCATTGTTTTTGCAGAAGAACATGATCCAACTCCGAAAGCTGCCGCTGCTGCGAGCTCAGTCTCTCCAGGACCAGTATCAGCTGGAACAGCTATTTCCTTAACTACAGAGACGGAAAACGCAACCATCTACTACACAACAAATGGGATGGAACCTACCATAGACAGCGAAGTGTACACGACCCCTATCATCATCGCAGAAAACACGACAATTAAAGCAATCGTCGTAGCAGACGGCTATAAAAACAGTGATATTGTATCACTAGCCTATTACATTGCCACTAGCGGTTTACAGATACATGACATTCAAGGTGCCGAGCACCACTCTCCATATCAGGATCAATATGTGGCAGATGTTGAAGGCATCGTAACTTATATTGCCGATGCTAACAACTTTTACATGCAATCTCTAACGCCTGATAAAAACCCTGCCACCTCAGAAGGCATACTTGTCTATAAAAGGAACCATGCTGCACAAGTTGGTAATACCATTAAAGCAAGCGGTCAGGTTAAAGAATGGGTACTTGAAGGTTATGCAGAAAAATTAACAACGGATTTACCGGTTACAGAAATCAATGCTACTAACATTACGATTGTAAATGACTCACAACCGCTCCCTAAGCCGATTGAGATTAGCCCGCTTAAAGGACAGCCAACACGAATCATCGATAACGACCAGTTCAGCAAGTTTGATCCATATCAGGACGGGATTGATTATTACGAGAGCCTAGAGGGAATGCTCGTAAACATTAAACAGCCGAAGGTTATTGCACCGCAGGATTATGGCGAACTATATGTAGTGTCAAAATATACTTTACTCAACACCCTGGCAAAAGGCTTGAGGATTTCAGAAAACGATTATAACCCTGAGCGACTCATCATTGATACTGGTGATTCAAGCTTTGTTACCAAGACAGGCGATTCATTTACTGGAGATATTCATGGTGTTGTAAGTTATGGTTTCAGCAATTACCGAATCTTATCTGATAAAGAAAATTTACCAGAGCTTAAAAACGGTAGCCTGAAACAAGAGGTAACGAAATTTAAGCAACATGCCAAAAAACTGACAGTCGCTTCCTATAACGTAGAAAATTTCTCCCCGAAGGAAAGCGACGAGAAAACTACTAAACTTGCAAAAGCCATTACTGACAATTTAAATCAGCCTGATATCATTGGACTTACTGAAATACAGGATAATGATGGTGCCACAAATAGCGGTAATACAGATGCAAGTGCAAGCTATCAAACATTGATTGATAAAATCAAAGAGTTGGGCGGTCCTTCTTATTCATTCACAGATATTGCGCCGGTTAATAATCAAGACGGAGGCGCTCCTGGAGCGAATATTCGCGTTGGATTTTTATATAACCCAGAGCGAGTGTCACTCACTCCTGCTCCAAAAGGCAGTGCGAATGAAGCAGTCAGCTATGAAGATGGCAAACTGACAGCTAATCCAGGACGAATTGATCCTGAAAATCCTGCTTTCGATAGTAGTCGTAAGCCTTTAGCTGCCCAATTCACCTTTAATGGGAAGGATGTTATCGTCATCGCTAACCATTTTAATTCAAAAGGCGGAGATCAGCCGCTCTTTGGAAAAAACCAGCCGGCTATATTGTCTAGTGAGGAGCAGCGCATTAGCATGGCAAATGTGGTGAATCAATTTGTAAAAGAAATCCAGTCCAAGAACAAGAATGCCAATATTATTGCTCTCGGAGACTTAAATGACTTTGAATTTACAGATACACTCAAAACACTGAAGGGAAGGGAACTGACGAATATGATTGATTTGATTCCCTCAATTGACCGCTATACGTATGCCTATCAAGGAAATTTACAAGTGCTAGACCATATCCTTGTTTCGAAACCACTAACATTGCGTACAGCTGTTGATATCGTTCACATCAACGCTGCCTTCATGGAAGAACACGGACGAGCAAGTGATCATGACCCTGTATTAATCCAAACCATGCTAAAATAA
- a CDS encoding glycoside hydrolase family 25 protein gives MGKIIDISHHQPPSSINYDKLAKEVDLVIVRTQYGSSTIDRHYKTHHKEFNKRGVPTNAYAWVRGISISDMEKEATDFYNRTKEFSPPVYWLDVEEKSMKDMRAGVKVYAKKLRALGVKKVGIYIANHLYKSFNIDIRDFDAVWIPSYGRNNGMRASSRKPDYVCDLWQFTDKGIVDGYAGNVDLNAIISNKPLSYFTGKYDQIT, from the coding sequence ATGGGGAAAATTATAGATATTTCACATCACCAGCCACCATCATCTATAAATTATGACAAACTAGCCAAGGAAGTGGATTTAGTTATTGTTCGTACTCAGTATGGATCTTCTACAATCGACAGACATTATAAAACTCATCACAAGGAATTTAATAAGCGTGGTGTACCAACTAATGCCTATGCGTGGGTAAGAGGTATTTCGATCTCTGATATGGAGAAAGAGGCTACTGATTTTTATAACCGGACTAAAGAATTTAGCCCGCCTGTTTACTGGCTTGACGTTGAGGAGAAGAGCATGAAAGATATGAGAGCAGGGGTTAAGGTCTATGCAAAGAAATTGAGAGCTCTTGGGGTGAAGAAAGTAGGGATATATATTGCCAATCATCTTTATAAATCCTTTAATATCGATATAAGAGACTTTGATGCTGTTTGGATACCTTCTTATGGGCGTAACAATGGCATGCGAGCAAGTAGCAGGAAACCTGACTATGTTTGCGACTTATGGCAGTTTACAGACAAAGGAATAGTAGATGGATATGCTGGTAATGTAGACTTGAATGCAATTATAAGTAATAAACCATTGAGTTATTTCACGGGTAAGTATGATCAAATCACATAG
- a CDS encoding aminotransferase class I/II-fold pyridoxal phosphate-dependent enzyme, translated as MFEQLKNGERIKETVQETEKMIAERFLEIEENVDFNTAKVLKAFQENQVSDAHFNPSTGYGYDDMGRDTLEKVFAHVFGAEAALVRPQIISGTHAISTSLFGVLRPGDELLYITGKPYDTLEEIVGIRGSGIGSLKEYQISYQSVALKEDGYVDFDAVAKAIKPNTKVIGIQRSKGYDNRPSFKIAEIKEMIQFVKAIKQDVVVFVDNCYGEFAEKMEPTEVGADLMAGSLIKNPGGGLAKTGGYIAGRADLVERCAYRLTTPGIGAEAGASLYSLLEMYQGFFLAPHVVGQSLKGAIFTAAMLEKWGFNPSPTWNEPRTDLIQSIQFHDRDKMVLFCQQIQFASPINSHVTPYPAYMPGYEDDVIMAAGTFIQGASIELTADGPLRPPYTAFVQGGLTYSHVKIAICKAIDQMIEKGLIK; from the coding sequence ATGTTTGAACAATTAAAGAACGGTGAGAGAATTAAAGAAACTGTTCAGGAAACTGAAAAAATGATTGCTGAAAGATTTTTAGAAATTGAAGAAAATGTAGACTTTAATACAGCGAAGGTATTGAAAGCCTTCCAGGAAAATCAGGTTAGTGATGCCCATTTTAATCCATCAACAGGTTATGGGTATGATGATATGGGAAGAGATACATTGGAAAAGGTGTTTGCTCATGTATTTGGAGCCGAAGCGGCACTTGTCCGCCCGCAAATCATATCTGGAACACATGCTATTTCAACTTCCTTATTCGGCGTGTTACGCCCTGGAGATGAGCTTTTATACATCACTGGAAAGCCATATGACACGCTTGAAGAGATTGTTGGCATACGCGGAAGTGGTATAGGATCCTTAAAGGAATATCAAATATCCTATCAATCTGTCGCTTTAAAGGAAGATGGGTATGTTGACTTTGATGCAGTAGCAAAAGCCATTAAACCAAATACGAAGGTAATTGGAATTCAACGCTCAAAAGGCTATGATAACCGCCCATCATTTAAAATTGCAGAAATCAAGGAAATGATTCAGTTTGTAAAAGCTATCAAACAGGATGTCGTTGTCTTTGTTGATAACTGCTATGGAGAGTTTGCTGAGAAAATGGAGCCTACTGAGGTTGGTGCGGACCTAATGGCTGGTTCCTTAATTAAAAATCCTGGCGGAGGTTTAGCGAAAACGGGTGGTTATATTGCCGGTAGAGCTGATTTAGTAGAACGATGCGCTTATCGTTTAACAACACCGGGTATTGGTGCTGAGGCGGGTGCTTCCTTGTACAGTTTATTGGAAATGTACCAAGGATTCTTCCTGGCTCCGCATGTTGTTGGACAATCCTTAAAAGGAGCAATCTTTACAGCAGCTATGTTAGAAAAATGGGGATTTAACCCTTCACCTACATGGAACGAACCAAGAACAGATCTAATCCAATCAATCCAATTCCATGACAGAGATAAGATGGTGCTGTTCTGTCAGCAGATTCAGTTCGCTTCACCAATTAACTCTCATGTGACGCCATATCCTGCCTATATGCCTGGATATGAGGATGATGTAATCATGGCTGCCGGAACGTTTATCCAGGGAGCGAGTATCGAATTAACGGCTGACGGTCCGTTAAGACCGCCATATACCGCTTTTGTACAGGGTGGTCTAACGTACTCACATGTTAAAATAGCCATTTGCAAAGCGATCGATCAGATGATTGAAAAAGGATTAATTAAGTAA
- the glnA gene encoding type I glutamate--ammonia ligase produces MGKYTADDIRKLAKDENVKFIRLQFTDILGTIKNVEIPVSQLDKALENKMMFDGSSIEGFVRIEESDMLLYPDLDTWVIFPWTAEKGKVARLICDIYNPDGTPFSGDPRANLKRVLEEMKELGFTDFNLGPEPEFFLFKLDQAGEPTLELNDKGGYFDLAPTDLGENCRRDIVLELEEMGFEIEASHHEVAPGQHEIDFKYADAITACDQIQTFKLVVKTIARKHGLHATFMAKPLFGVNGSGMHMNLSLFSDGKNAFYDTKGNIELSETAHQFIAGIIEHAPAFTAVTNPTVNSYKRLVPGYEAPCYVAWSARNRSPLIRIPASRGLSTRVEVRSVDPTANPYLAMAVLLSAGLDGIRNQKKAPAPIDRNIYVMSAQERAEEGIKDLPSTLYQALVELQKNPVIMNGLGDHILEHFVEAKEIEWDMFRTQVHPWEREQYLQMY; encoded by the coding sequence ATGGGGAAATACACTGCGGATGATATTAGAAAGTTAGCTAAAGATGAAAATGTGAAATTTATTCGATTACAATTTACCGACATTCTGGGAACAATTAAAAACGTAGAAATTCCAGTAAGTCAGCTTGATAAAGCATTAGAAAATAAAATGATGTTTGATGGTTCATCCATTGAAGGGTTCGTTCGTATCGAAGAATCTGATATGCTTTTATATCCAGATCTTGATACATGGGTAATTTTTCCTTGGACTGCTGAAAAAGGAAAAGTGGCTCGTTTAATCTGCGATATTTACAATCCGGATGGCACACCTTTCTCAGGTGACCCACGTGCTAATTTAAAACGTGTGTTAGAGGAAATGAAAGAGCTAGGTTTCACAGATTTCAATCTTGGGCCTGAACCAGAATTCTTCTTATTCAAATTGGATCAAGCAGGGGAACCAACTTTGGAGTTAAATGATAAAGGCGGATACTTTGACCTTGCTCCTACAGATTTAGGTGAAAATTGCCGTCGCGATATCGTTCTTGAGCTAGAAGAGATGGGATTTGAAATTGAAGCTTCCCACCATGAGGTAGCTCCAGGACAACATGAGATTGATTTTAAATATGCTGATGCGATTACAGCATGTGACCAAATCCAAACGTTCAAATTGGTAGTAAAAACAATTGCTCGTAAACATGGCTTGCACGCAACTTTCATGGCAAAACCATTGTTCGGTGTGAATGGTTCCGGTATGCACATGAACTTATCTTTATTCTCTGATGGAAAGAATGCTTTCTACGATACAAAAGGAAATATCGAATTGAGCGAGACAGCTCATCAATTCATTGCAGGTATCATTGAGCATGCGCCTGCGTTCACGGCAGTAACAAATCCAACAGTTAACTCATACAAACGTCTAGTTCCTGGATACGAAGCACCTTGTTATGTTGCATGGTCTGCTCGTAACCGTAGCCCACTAATCCGTATTCCGGCTTCCCGTGGATTGAGCACACGTGTTGAGGTACGTTCTGTTGACCCAACTGCAAATCCATACCTAGCTATGGCGGTATTACTTAGCGCTGGTCTTGATGGCATTAGAAATCAGAAAAAAGCTCCGGCGCCAATTGACCGTAATATCTATGTAATGTCTGCACAAGAACGTGCTGAAGAAGGTATTAAAGATCTTCCGTCTACATTATATCAAGCGTTAGTAGAATTACAAAAAAACCCAGTCATCATGAATGGTCTAGGTGATCATATCCTGGAACACTTTGTAGAAGCAAAAGAGATTGAATGGGATATGTTTAGAACCCAAGTTCATCCATGGGAGAGAGAACAATATCTTCAAATGTATTAA
- a CDS encoding phospholipase A2 family protein: MQRRRRRAGKGLCYPGYNWCGPGCSGPWGPTNQVDSCCKKHDDCYKRFGPTKQCDEMLLNCLQSQINPRTKMGRDARLFYNVMRLRYDLR; encoded by the coding sequence ATGCAAAGAAGAAGAAGACGTGCAGGCAAAGGACTATGTTATCCAGGATATAATTGGTGCGGTCCTGGCTGTTCCGGTCCATGGGGACCTACTAATCAAGTAGACTCATGCTGCAAGAAACATGATGACTGTTATAAGAGATTTGGCCCCACCAAACAGTGTGACGAGATGCTGTTAAACTGCCTTCAATCACAAATAAATCCTCGAACAAAAATGGGACGAGATGCTCGATTGTTTTACAATGTCATGCGCCTTAGGTATGATCTCCGATAA
- the hflX gene encoding GTPase HflX — protein sequence MEETYEKAILVGCQREDIDDSRFESSMEELESLTETAGGQALVLVSQKRVKPHPATYIGKGKVEELIALVEELEPDVVIFNDELSPSQIRNLGKELGTRIVDRTQLILDIFAQRARSREGQMQVELAQLQYMLPRLAGQGTELSRLGGGIGTRGPGETKLESDRRHIRRRLDEIKRQLDSVVKHRERYRARRKRNNRFQIALAGYTNAGKSTLFNRLAEADSYEENQLFATLDPMTRECLLPSGYKVLISDTVGFIQDLPTSLVAAFRSTLEEVTESDAILHVVDSSHPDAYNHEKTVQKIIDDLGAEDIPQLIVYNKKDAAHSEFVPTSKEKSIHISARQDEGIQQLLLEMEKLVESFMEPYSVMIPANEGKIIARLKDETIVKSTEFHESNETYHLKGLALADHAIMGIIKNYE from the coding sequence ATGGAAGAAACATATGAAAAAGCTATACTAGTTGGTTGTCAGCGAGAAGATATTGATGACAGTCGATTTGAATCCTCTATGGAGGAACTTGAATCACTAACGGAAACTGCCGGAGGGCAGGCTCTTGTATTAGTGTCTCAAAAGAGAGTTAAGCCTCATCCTGCTACATATATCGGGAAAGGGAAAGTCGAGGAGCTTATTGCATTAGTTGAAGAGCTAGAACCGGATGTCGTAATCTTTAACGATGAATTGTCTCCCAGTCAAATACGAAATCTAGGTAAAGAGCTGGGAACTAGAATCGTTGACCGTACCCAGTTGATTTTAGATATTTTTGCTCAACGTGCGCGTTCTCGCGAAGGTCAAATGCAAGTAGAGTTAGCCCAATTGCAATATATGCTGCCAAGATTGGCGGGGCAAGGTACTGAATTATCAAGACTCGGCGGCGGTATTGGAACGAGGGGACCGGGGGAAACCAAACTGGAATCTGACAGACGCCACATTCGACGTCGCTTGGATGAGATCAAAAGGCAGTTGGATTCAGTTGTTAAGCATAGGGAACGTTACAGAGCGCGCAGAAAACGAAATAATCGTTTCCAAATTGCATTGGCTGGCTATACGAATGCCGGTAAATCAACCTTGTTTAACCGTCTGGCTGAAGCGGATTCTTATGAGGAAAATCAACTGTTCGCTACCCTTGATCCGATGACCAGGGAATGTCTTCTTCCATCTGGATACAAGGTCCTTATCAGTGATACTGTTGGATTTATTCAGGATTTACCTACCTCCCTTGTTGCGGCATTTAGATCCACGCTTGAAGAAGTGACAGAATCCGATGCCATTTTACATGTAGTGGATTCTTCTCATCCTGATGCTTATAATCATGAGAAGACCGTTCAAAAAATTATCGATGATTTGGGTGCTGAGGATATTCCTCAATTGATTGTCTATAACAAAAAAGATGCCGCCCATTCTGAATTTGTACCGACATCCAAGGAAAAATCCATTCATATATCTGCTCGTCAGGATGAAGGGATTCAACAACTCCTTTTAGAAATGGAAAAATTGGTTGAAAGCTTTATGGAACCATATTCCGTAATGATTCCAGCTAATGAAGGGAAAATTATAGCCCGGTTAAAGGATGAGACAATCGTTAAATCAACCGAGTTTCATGAAAGCAATGAGACCTATCATCTAAAGGGACTTGCTTTAGCAGACCATGCAATCATGGGAATTATTAAAAATTATGAGTAG
- the spoVK gene encoding stage V sporulation protein K: protein MEQQPMRVRNNGQINVVLKNGQAKAQVKPILNVPPLPKDIPSHHIALKEIEAELNSLVGMEEMKKVIKEIYAWIYVNKQREVAGLKAEKQALHMMFKGNPGTGKTTVARLIGDLFVKMNVLSKGHLIEAERADLVGEYIGHTAQKTRDLIKKAIGGILFIDEAYSLGRGGEKDFGKEAIDTLVKHMEDRQHEFILILAGYSREMEYFLTLNPGLQSRFPIVIDFPDYTVDQLMDIGNRMLSARQYVYSLDAERKLRDHLYYLTNVLHLKSFSNGRYVRNVIEKSIRTQAMRLLLSDQYERRELMTIRSDDLVFDTFE, encoded by the coding sequence ATGGAGCAACAGCCAATGCGAGTGAGAAATAATGGGCAAATTAATGTTGTATTGAAAAATGGTCAAGCAAAGGCTCAGGTTAAGCCGATTCTAAATGTTCCTCCATTACCAAAGGATATACCTTCTCATCATATAGCCCTAAAAGAAATTGAAGCTGAATTGAATAGTCTCGTAGGCATGGAGGAAATGAAAAAAGTTATAAAGGAAATTTATGCATGGATTTATGTGAATAAACAACGGGAAGTAGCTGGCCTTAAGGCTGAAAAACAGGCGCTTCATATGATGTTTAAAGGTAATCCCGGTACTGGAAAAACGACGGTCGCACGGCTTATAGGAGATTTATTTGTAAAGATGAATGTCTTGAGCAAAGGCCACTTAATCGAGGCTGAGCGGGCAGATCTTGTAGGAGAATATATAGGACACACAGCTCAAAAGACGAGAGATTTAATCAAAAAGGCAATTGGGGGTATTCTTTTCATTGATGAAGCCTATTCTTTGGGAAGGGGTGGTGAAAAGGATTTTGGTAAGGAAGCGATTGATACATTGGTAAAGCATATGGAGGATCGGCAGCATGAATTTATTCTTATTCTTGCCGGATATTCACGGGAAATGGAGTATTTTTTAACCTTGAATCCAGGCCTGCAATCCCGTTTTCCGATTGTCATTGATTTTCCGGATTACACGGTTGATCAATTAATGGATATAGGGAACCGAATGTTAAGTGCCAGGCAATACGTTTATAGTCTGGACGCGGAAAGAAAACTGCGCGATCATCTATATTATTTAACAAATGTTCTACATCTTAAATCCTTTTCCAATGGTAGATATGTAAGGAATGTAATAGAAAAATCAATCAGAACTCAGGCAATGCGTCTTTTGCTGTCGGATCAATATGAACGTCGGGAATTAATGACCATCCGAAGTGATGACCTAGTGTTCGATACGTTTGAGTAA
- a CDS encoding trimeric intracellular cation channel family protein codes for MTWDVLSIIGTIAFAISGALVATEEEYDLFGLYLLGFVTAFGGGAIRNLLLGIPIIHIWEQNGLFFIAFISITIVCLFQHSLLKHWNRWGNFFDAIGLSAFAVQGALLATEMNLPLIAVVFAAILTGSGGGIVRDVLAGRKPILLRSEIYAIWAGIAGLLIGLGAMTSNLELYLLFIIITFLRMLSYLYEWHLPVVKRSY; via the coding sequence ATGACATGGGATGTATTAAGCATTATCGGAACAATCGCTTTTGCGATTAGCGGAGCCTTAGTGGCAACAGAAGAGGAATATGACTTATTTGGCCTTTATTTACTCGGATTTGTAACAGCCTTTGGGGGAGGTGCCATTCGCAATTTGCTGCTCGGGATCCCAATAATCCATATTTGGGAACAAAACGGATTATTTTTTATCGCATTCATTTCTATAACTATTGTTTGTTTATTTCAGCATTCGCTTTTAAAGCATTGGAACAGGTGGGGGAATTTTTTTGACGCTATCGGTTTAAGCGCATTCGCTGTACAGGGCGCTTTACTAGCAACGGAAATGAACTTACCGCTTATTGCGGTTGTATTTGCTGCTATCCTGACAGGAAGTGGCGGCGGTATCGTACGAGATGTCCTCGCAGGCAGGAAGCCAATACTGTTAAGATCTGAGATTTACGCAATTTGGGCAGGTATTGCAGGTCTCTTAATCGGCCTCGGAGCGATGACATCCAACCTTGAATTATACCTTTTATTTATTATTATTACCTTTTTACGAATGCTTTCTTATCTATACGAATGGCATTTACCTGTTGTTAAAAGAAGTTACTGA